Proteins from a single region of Weeksella virosa DSM 16922:
- a CDS encoding transposase, with translation MKKSRFTETQISQVLKEHEAGKKASDICRELSISPNTFYLWKRKYGGMDQEMLRQFKELERENARLKKMYADLSLDHSILKEVIEKKL, from the coding sequence ATGAAAAAGTCAAGATTTACAGAAACACAAATCAGTCAAGTACTCAAGGAGCATGAAGCTGGAAAAAAGGCATCCGATATATGCCGAGAATTATCCATCAGTCCAAATACCTTTTATTTGTGGAAGCGCAAATATGGTGGCATGGATCAAGAAATGTTGCGTCAATTCAAGGAATTGGAGCGAGAAAATGCCCGCTTGAAGAAGATGTATGCCGATTTGAGTTTGGATCATAGTATTTTAAAAGAGGTCATCGAAAAAAAGCTTTAG
- a CDS encoding DUF6088 family protein, which yields MQSIEKKIEKSIKSKSRGTLVLPDDFLTFGSADAVRQALSRLENKEIIVRVAHGIYVRPKMSKLAGALTPSAEEVAEAIAKRDKIRTVPSGGYALNALGLSNQVPMNIVLLTDGSPRVIKVGKRTIKFKKTTPKNLLAKGKISRLVIQALKEIGNKKVTAEEENKIIALLKEEDENDLRHDITLAPVWIQKIMKKALPNE from the coding sequence ATGCAAAGCATTGAGAAAAAAATAGAAAAATCAATAAAGAGCAAGTCAAGAGGCACGTTGGTCTTGCCTGATGATTTTTTGACTTTTGGTTCTGCGGATGCCGTTCGCCAAGCTTTGAGTCGTTTAGAAAATAAAGAAATAATAGTACGAGTAGCTCACGGAATCTATGTGCGTCCAAAAATGAGTAAATTAGCTGGTGCTCTTACTCCTTCGGCTGAAGAAGTAGCAGAAGCCATTGCTAAAAGAGATAAAATAAGAACCGTGCCTTCGGGAGGTTATGCTTTGAATGCTTTAGGGTTGAGTAATCAAGTGCCAATGAATATTGTTCTGCTGACAGATGGCTCTCCAAGAGTAATCAAAGTAGGAAAGCGAACGATAAAATTTAAAAAAACCACCCCTAAAAACTTATTGGCTAAAGGAAAAATCAGTCGATTGGTCATTCAGGCACTCAAAGAAATTGGTAACAAAAAAGTAACAGCAGAGGAAGAAAACAAAATAATAGCGTTATTGAAAGAAGAAGATGAAAACGATTTGAGGCACGATATAACTTTAGCACCTGTTTGGATTCAAAAAATAATGAAAAAAGCATTACCTAATGAATAA
- a CDS encoding phosphodiester glycosidase family protein, with the protein MKKLLLALIVISFIQSCASVQSIEKTDNLLLDRKGWKINEIEDGITHYEFPSQYYHAFKSYQNVNVLAIHPQHNKYKIDFTEINPRDSISAVGNKNENAIFAINGTYYEKNANAGNSTSYFKTKNQLIDSVQVKPGTLYYWKHEGAFYMTNEKVGIVRGNNKTYNDLNAANIMSGSPLLIENYHPSGLHFTRNIVENLNDLNYENPDRHQGVRHPRTAVAIMPNNVVLFIAVDGRNDKAAGMSAKELTEFLITYFNPKDALNIDGGGSTTFWLRNDKRSKTGVINYPTDNKKFDHNGQRRVRNGFMIVE; encoded by the coding sequence ATGAAAAAATTATTATTAGCACTCATTGTCATTTCATTTATTCAAAGTTGTGCAAGTGTTCAATCTATCGAGAAAACAGACAATCTTTTATTGGATCGTAAAGGTTGGAAAATTAATGAAATCGAAGATGGTATTACCCATTACGAATTTCCTTCACAATATTATCATGCTTTCAAATCTTATCAAAATGTGAATGTATTAGCCATTCATCCACAGCATAATAAATACAAAATTGATTTTACCGAGATTAATCCTCGTGATAGCATTTCTGCTGTTGGAAATAAAAATGAAAATGCCATTTTTGCCATCAATGGAACATATTACGAAAAAAATGCAAACGCAGGAAACTCAACTTCATATTTCAAAACTAAAAATCAATTAATCGATTCGGTACAAGTAAAGCCTGGTACCTTATATTATTGGAAACACGAAGGTGCATTTTATATGACCAATGAAAAAGTAGGAATTGTGAGAGGAAATAATAAAACTTACAATGATTTGAATGCTGCAAATATAATGTCTGGCTCTCCTCTATTAATCGAGAATTATCATCCATCGGGTCTACATTTTACACGTAATATTGTAGAAAATTTGAATGACTTAAATTACGAAAATCCCGATCGACATCAAGGTGTAAGACATCCACGTACCGCTGTTGCCATTATGCCAAACAATGTTGTACTTTTTATAGCAGTGGATGGTAGAAACGACAAAGCAGCGGGTATGTCTGCGAAAGAATTGACAGAATTTTTGATTACATATTTCAACCCAAAAGATGCATTAAATATCGACGGTGGTGGTTCGACTACATTTTGGTTACGTAACGATAAAAGATCAAAAACTGGTGTCATCAATTATCCAACTGATAACAAAAAATTCGATCATAATGGTCAAAGGCGGGTGAGAAATGGTTTTATGATTGTAGAATAA
- a CDS encoding RagB/SusD family nutrient uptake outer membrane protein yields the protein MKIIKHTIKILALSVLTFGTLTSCQDELDIYSENAISPEQINKENIQFFLNGLYDNSTPIRDDYFYNDVRGGNYTWTALSGNNSKFGVLITGNGLDDTNVFSSSYWQFCYSNIYNANNLIAASEKLDEKRINAETKFIRAAMYYHLVTMFGDVPLITTNTVENLPRTPKEEVWSLIISDLDYAIENAQNLNQTSSSRVSKEAAKAFKARVLLYLNMKNEATNIALEVINQSNLALDKDYERIFRATASSTEILFAYKNLTTESNVRLSQLFWPYGTTWAGSYFVQPSDFVLNELYEENDPRKDINIQKIVNSDGTFNMIISKYTDVQPLIFNRLAEMYFIAAEGLGKDQGLMYLNQLRSARSLPHFTAQDFSSDEAYLETVLLERRRELFSEGFLFQDLVRTDKAIDLPNIPTKNHYVMPLPGSQIILSNGVLIQNDAY from the coding sequence ATGAAAATTATAAAACATACAATCAAAATTTTAGCACTTAGTGTTTTAACTTTTGGCACTCTCACTTCTTGTCAAGACGAATTAGATATCTATTCAGAAAATGCCATTTCTCCCGAACAAATTAACAAAGAAAACATTCAATTTTTCTTAAATGGTTTATATGATAATTCTACACCTATCCGAGATGATTATTTTTACAATGATGTCAGAGGTGGTAATTATACATGGACGGCATTATCCGGAAACAACAGTAAGTTTGGTGTTTTGATTACCGGAAATGGACTTGACGACACCAATGTTTTTTCGTCAAGTTATTGGCAATTCTGTTACAGCAATATATATAATGCTAATAATTTAATTGCTGCTTCAGAAAAATTAGATGAAAAAAGAATTAATGCCGAAACTAAATTTATACGTGCAGCCATGTATTATCATCTGGTTACCATGTTTGGAGATGTGCCACTTATTACAACCAATACAGTAGAAAATTTACCACGTACACCCAAAGAAGAAGTTTGGAGTTTGATAATAAGCGATTTAGATTATGCGATTGAAAATGCCCAAAATTTGAATCAAACTTCTTCGTCAAGAGTTTCGAAAGAAGCAGCCAAAGCATTCAAAGCACGTGTTTTGTTATATTTAAACATGAAAAATGAAGCAACAAATATAGCTTTAGAAGTTATTAATCAAAGTAATTTAGCGTTAGATAAAGATTATGAGCGTATTTTTAGAGCTACAGCTTCTTCGACTGAAATTCTTTTTGCGTATAAAAATTTAACTACTGAATCTAACGTGCGTTTATCGCAACTATTTTGGCCTTATGGTACCACTTGGGCAGGTTCTTATTTCGTACAACCATCTGATTTTGTTTTGAATGAATTGTACGAAGAAAATGATCCGCGAAAAGATATAAATATCCAAAAAATCGTAAATTCAGATGGAACCTTCAACATGATAATAAGCAAATATACCGATGTTCAACCTTTAATTTTTAATCGATTAGCTGAAATGTATTTTATTGCTGCAGAAGGTTTGGGTAAAGATCAAGGTTTAATGTATTTGAATCAATTACGATCTGCTCGAAGTTTACCTCATTTTACGGCTCAAGATTTCAGTTCTGACGAGGCTTATTTAGAAACCGTTTTATTAGAAAGACGTCGCGAATTATTCAGTGAAGGTTTTTTGTTTCAAGATTTAGTGAGAACTGATAAAGCCATTGACTTACCTAATATTCCAACCAAAAATCATTATGTAATGCCTTTGCCTGGAAGCCAAATCATATTATCAAACGGAGTATTAATTCAAAACGACGCATACTAA
- a CDS encoding IS3 family transposase: MAEELKDDKQISTARACRIIGLERSGYYYQSIKDDTEVERRLLYYAEKLPSRGCPEYTKRIRKEGYGWNHKRIERIYRKLGLNKRRRKIKRRIPNPDKEYLLQPIASNITWSMDFMSDVLENGRKIRILNVIDDYNREALMCEIDYSFPSEKVVKLVQRLIEWYGKPTNIRTDNGTEFIAKAFEGFCSNSSIRHIRIQKGKPMQNGFCERFNKTFREDVLDAYLFENIEQARTLAQDWMEDYNHNHPHSSLGDCSPIEFKLKRSA; the protein is encoded by the coding sequence TTGGCAGAAGAATTAAAAGATGACAAACAAATCAGTACTGCCAGAGCCTGTCGCATCATCGGATTGGAACGTTCGGGATATTATTATCAAAGCATCAAGGACGATACAGAAGTAGAGCGTCGATTGCTTTATTATGCCGAAAAACTTCCGTCAAGAGGTTGTCCGGAATACACTAAACGCATCAGAAAGGAAGGTTATGGGTGGAACCATAAACGCATTGAGAGGATTTACCGTAAATTAGGACTGAACAAACGCAGAAGAAAAATCAAACGTCGCATCCCCAATCCGGACAAAGAATACTTATTGCAGCCGATTGCATCCAATATTACCTGGAGCATGGATTTTATGAGTGATGTGTTGGAGAACGGCAGAAAGATTCGGATACTGAACGTGATAGACGATTACAACCGGGAGGCATTAATGTGCGAAATAGACTATAGTTTTCCTTCAGAGAAAGTAGTTAAACTCGTGCAAAGGCTCATTGAGTGGTATGGAAAACCAACCAACATCCGTACGGACAACGGCACGGAGTTCATCGCAAAAGCTTTTGAGGGCTTTTGCTCCAACTCCTCGATCCGGCATATCCGAATCCAGAAAGGAAAACCCATGCAGAACGGATTTTGTGAAAGGTTCAACAAAACCTTTCGGGAAGATGTACTGGATGCTTACCTATTTGAAAATATCGAACAGGCAAGAACTCTCGCTCAAGATTGGATGGAGGATTACAATCATAATCACCCACATTCAAGTTTAGGAGATTGTTCACCGATAGAATTTAAATTGAAAAGAAGTGCATAA
- a CDS encoding integrase core domain-containing protein has translation METSVSGATQTELLNESIERYGKPEIINSDQGSQYTSKNWFNCLKGHEIRISMDGKGRATDNVYVERFFRSIMDDYIYLNPAENGLDLYLGAKNFIEEYNQRRHQGIENKRPKDLYKLEKTIQLKSA, from the coding sequence CTGGAAACGAGCGTTTCTGGAGCAACCCAGACAGAACTGCTGAACGAGTCGATAGAAAGGTACGGAAAGCCTGAAATCATCAATTCTGACCAAGGAAGTCAATATACTTCCAAAAACTGGTTTAATTGTTTAAAAGGTCATGAAATCAGGATAAGCATGGACGGTAAAGGCAGAGCTACAGACAACGTTTATGTGGAAAGATTCTTCCGGTCAATCATGGATGATTATATTTATTTAAATCCAGCAGAAAACGGATTGGACTTGTATCTTGGAGCCAAGAATTTTATTGAGGAATATAACCAAAGAAGACATCAGGGAATAGAAAATAAAAGGCCAAAAGATTTGTATAAACTTGAAAAAACAATTCAACTTAAATCAGCCTAA
- a CDS encoding transposase, with the protein MINFNSYNDEKSRRKFTDAFKAKVAIEVLRERETLSELAQRFEIHPSQISIWKRAFLEQPRQNC; encoded by the coding sequence ATGATTAATTTTAACTCGTATAATGATGAAAAAAGCAGAAGAAAATTTACCGATGCCTTCAAGGCCAAAGTTGCCATTGAAGTTTTAAGGGAGAGAGAAACGCTCAGCGAACTGGCCCAGCGTTTTGAGATCCATCCCAGTCAGATCAGCATCTGGAAACGAGCGTTTCTGGAGCAACCCAGACAGAACTGCTGA
- a CDS encoding T9SS type A sorting domain-containing protein has protein sequence MKKKLYSFILFGMMLGAQPLTAQNTVLFTQEKSSDGNAISASSSSRTIHAADDFVLATDATLSKVVLYGAQIMQNLPSILKSTDFYIIEEEDLTTEPGTQNTIIFKSLQKMDGVNLISQGMDQTFEIDLSSHSIQLKADRKYWFIFSAYINAPYPSSLTDWHFYPANNKEGTKLAKVYTNEKWTQQPAGLTFTLEGESVLGSTEIFNSSSAPLAATVITDILEVKTNDFLSLTVFDLNGKSIMTSDKKINQVGFLPSGAYLSVITTKNGRRISTKFIKK, from the coding sequence ATGAAGAAAAAACTTTACTCTTTTATTTTATTTGGGATGATGCTCGGTGCTCAACCCCTAACGGCCCAAAATACTGTCTTGTTTACTCAAGAAAAATCATCAGACGGTAATGCCATCAGTGCCTCTTCCTCTTCTAGAACCATTCATGCAGCAGATGATTTTGTTCTAGCTACCGATGCAACCTTATCAAAAGTAGTATTGTACGGTGCACAAATAATGCAAAATCTTCCTTCGATTTTGAAATCTACAGATTTTTATATTATCGAAGAAGAAGACCTAACCACAGAACCAGGAACACAAAACACAATCATTTTCAAATCATTGCAAAAAATGGATGGAGTAAATCTCATTTCTCAGGGGATGGATCAAACCTTCGAGATAGACTTGAGCTCTCACTCTATCCAACTAAAAGCAGACCGAAAATATTGGTTTATATTCAGTGCCTACATCAATGCACCCTATCCATCGAGTCTGACCGATTGGCATTTCTACCCAGCAAACAACAAAGAAGGTACAAAATTAGCAAAGGTCTATACCAATGAGAAATGGACACAACAGCCAGCTGGCCTAACCTTCACGCTCGAAGGAGAAAGCGTACTAGGATCGACAGAAATATTCAACAGCTCGTCTGCCCCATTGGCTGCTACGGTAATTACAGATATTTTAGAAGTAAAAACCAACGACTTTTTGTCTCTGACAGTTTTCGACCTGAATGGTAAAAGTATTATGACTTCTGACAAAAAAATTAACCAAGTAGGATTTCTTCCTTCAGGTGCATATTTAAGCGTTATAACCACCAAAAATGGCCGAAGAATTTCGACAAAATTCATAAAAAAATAA
- a CDS encoding Eco57I restriction-modification methylase domain-containing protein has translation MDKLIQTFSIKILADFFKKAISSFKNEEEDLDYIIEDKNFEQFSELTRIGNVEFKNSDELIVFACKYNGILSERSSKKKQFEIAKLVLKEDFKDGAIFVFYDKSGKFRFSFIRRNWDGKADKKYSSWKRFTYFVNPEEHNKTFRQRIGNCTFKDLDSIQEAFSVEKLTKEFYNDLFKWYQWTLTAEVGITFPNDTATSDDDRVKLEEQMIRLITRLLFVWFIKQKQLVPDELFKTDKLSEILKDFDPNSTSDGSYYNAILQNLFFATLNKAVTEREFAKTKNRDIKTRYRYAEMFTISEEEVLNLFRPIPFLNGGLFECLDKEESTDGIKYHLDGFSRSDKKSPNGNFKHRAFIPNAVFFGDGINEGLIPLLERYNFTVEENVPNEVQVALDPELLGNVFENLLGAFNPETQESARKQSGSFYTPKEIVAYMVDESLISYLQSKFSDLEEALIRQLFEQEVLPDSLAQDAVLCEEIASQLRKVKILDPACGSGAFPMGILNRMVEILEKLDTKNKETHHDLKLHLIEECIYGVDIQTIAAQISKLRFFISLIVEQETMDLSKPEENYGVLTLPNLETKFVAANTLIGMKSKPAQLTIFDKEEIENTKQELLKVRKEHFYAKSASAKKKLRDQDAELREKLAKLLKESGEYAPEDAVQFSQWNPYDQNATSPFFDPEWMFGLEEGFDVVIGNPPYVQLQKENGKLAKLYQHCGYKTFAKTGDIYSLFYERGWQLLKNKGILCYITSNKWMRAGYGESTREFFATHTNPILLIDFAGQKIFESATVDTNILLFSKDKNRQQTRACVIKEKVLNNLSDYFRQNATVCNFSKGESWVILSEIEQRIKAKIEAVGTPLKDWDINIYRGILTGYNEAFIIDGKKKDELIAEDPKSAEIIRPLLRGRDIKRYSYDFADKYLIATFPSKNYNIDEFPAIKQFLIGFYPKLKQTGENLTAQEIKAVLNHAKTHGIPIKESSLKKSRKKTTNKWFETQDSISYWEDFSKQKIAWNRIASEKLFSLVDEGIIIQDSMHFFTGNHLKFLCAILNSKLFSWFMYLIIGDTAGGNAGNSDNIRNLTIPKPNRELEIQIERLIKSEQYREIDKVVYKLYDISEQEIAFIDAQ, from the coding sequence ATGGATAAGCTTATACAAACTTTCTCAATAAAAATATTAGCAGATTTTTTCAAAAAAGCTATTTCATCATTTAAAAATGAAGAAGAAGATTTAGATTATATTATAGAAGATAAAAATTTTGAGCAATTTTCTGAATTGACAAGAATTGGAAATGTAGAATTTAAAAATTCTGACGAACTCATTGTTTTTGCCTGTAAATATAACGGGATTCTATCTGAACGTTCTTCTAAAAAAAAGCAATTTGAAATTGCGAAGTTAGTTTTAAAAGAAGATTTTAAAGACGGAGCTATTTTCGTTTTTTATGATAAATCAGGAAAATTCAGATTTTCATTTATCAGAAGAAACTGGGACGGAAAAGCAGATAAAAAATATTCTTCTTGGAAACGGTTTACTTATTTCGTTAATCCGGAAGAACATAACAAAACTTTTAGACAAAGAATTGGCAACTGTACATTTAAAGATTTGGACAGTATTCAAGAGGCTTTTTCGGTTGAAAAACTTACTAAGGAATTTTACAATGATTTGTTTAAATGGTATCAGTGGACACTTACAGCCGAAGTAGGTATTACATTTCCGAATGATACTGCTACTTCAGACGATGACCGTGTAAAGTTGGAAGAGCAAATGATTCGTTTGATTACCCGATTGTTATTTGTTTGGTTTATCAAACAAAAACAGTTGGTACCAGATGAATTATTTAAAACGGACAAGTTATCAGAAATACTAAAAGACTTTGATCCTAATAGTACTTCTGATGGGAGTTATTACAACGCTATTTTACAAAACCTGTTCTTTGCCACATTAAACAAAGCGGTAACGGAAAGGGAGTTTGCAAAAACTAAAAACAGGGATATTAAAACTCGATACCGTTATGCGGAAATGTTTACGATCTCCGAAGAAGAAGTTTTGAATTTATTTCGACCTATTCCGTTCTTGAACGGAGGGCTTTTTGAATGCCTGGATAAAGAAGAGAGTACAGACGGGATCAAGTACCATTTGGATGGTTTCAGTCGTAGTGACAAAAAATCACCCAATGGAAACTTTAAGCACCGTGCTTTTATTCCTAATGCGGTGTTTTTTGGAGATGGGATTAATGAGGGCTTAATTCCTTTATTGGAACGCTATAATTTCACGGTAGAGGAAAATGTGCCGAATGAGGTGCAGGTAGCATTAGACCCTGAATTGTTAGGAAATGTTTTTGAAAACTTGCTTGGAGCTTTTAATCCTGAGACACAGGAATCTGCCCGCAAACAATCCGGCAGCTTCTATACGCCAAAAGAGATTGTTGCCTATATGGTGGATGAATCTTTGATTAGTTATCTGCAAAGTAAATTTTCAGATTTGGAGGAAGCACTCATTCGCCAGCTTTTTGAGCAAGAAGTGTTACCTGATTCTTTAGCTCAAGATGCTGTTTTGTGTGAAGAAATTGCTTCACAACTCCGCAAGGTTAAAATCCTTGATCCTGCTTGTGGTTCTGGAGCTTTCCCGATGGGAATACTCAATCGGATGGTAGAAATTCTTGAGAAATTAGACACAAAAAATAAAGAAACACACCACGACTTGAAATTACATTTGATTGAAGAATGTATTTACGGTGTGGATATACAAACCATTGCAGCCCAAATTAGTAAATTACGTTTCTTTATTTCGCTGATTGTAGAGCAGGAAACAATGGATTTATCTAAGCCTGAAGAAAACTATGGTGTATTAACCCTACCAAATTTAGAAACTAAATTTGTGGCAGCGAATACTCTGATTGGGATGAAATCAAAACCGGCTCAATTAACGATTTTTGATAAAGAGGAAATAGAAAACACCAAACAGGAATTACTGAAAGTAAGAAAAGAACACTTCTATGCGAAATCTGCTTCTGCAAAAAAGAAACTACGAGATCAAGATGCCGAATTAAGGGAAAAACTGGCAAAACTATTAAAAGAAAGTGGCGAGTATGCTCCCGAAGATGCCGTACAATTTTCGCAATGGAATCCCTACGACCAAAACGCTACTTCGCCTTTCTTTGACCCCGAATGGATGTTTGGATTGGAAGAGGGCTTCGATGTAGTAATTGGAAATCCTCCATATGTACAACTACAAAAGGAAAATGGCAAATTGGCTAAATTGTACCAACATTGCGGATATAAAACCTTCGCTAAAACGGGAGATATCTATTCACTGTTTTATGAACGTGGTTGGCAATTATTAAAAAACAAAGGGATTCTGTGCTACATTACATCCAATAAGTGGATGCGTGCAGGATACGGAGAAAGTACTCGTGAATTCTTTGCAACCCATACAAACCCTATCTTATTAATTGACTTTGCAGGACAAAAGATATTTGAGTCCGCTACGGTGGATACTAATATTCTCTTGTTTTCTAAGGATAAAAATAGACAACAGACAAGAGCCTGCGTGATCAAAGAAAAGGTGTTAAATAATTTGAGCGATTATTTTAGACAAAATGCCACAGTTTGCAATTTTTCAAAGGGGGAAAGCTGGGTAATTTTAAGTGAAATTGAGCAGAGGATAAAAGCTAAAATTGAAGCCGTTGGAACCCCTTTGAAGGATTGGGATATTAATATTTATCGTGGGATATTGACGGGCTATAATGAGGCTTTCATTATTGACGGAAAGAAGAAAGATGAGTTAATCGCAGAAGATCCAAAATCTGCCGAAATCATTCGACCGTTACTTAGGGGTCGTGATATAAAGCGATATTCTTATGATTTTGCTGATAAATATTTAATTGCAACTTTCCCAAGCAAAAATTATAATATTGACGAATTTCCAGCGATAAAACAATTCTTAATAGGCTTTTATCCTAAGCTTAAACAAACAGGTGAAAACCTTACAGCTCAAGAAATTAAAGCAGTTTTAAATCACGCTAAAACACATGGAATTCCAATTAAAGAAAGTTCTTTAAAAAAGTCTAGAAAAAAAACTACAAATAAATGGTTTGAAACACAAGATTCGATAAGTTATTGGGAGGATTTTTCTAAACAGAAAATTGCTTGGAATAGAATAGCAAGTGAAAAGCTTTTTTCTCTTGTTGATGAAGGAATTATAATACAGGATAGTATGCACTTTTTTACAGGCAATCATTTAAAATTTTTGTGTGCAATTCTAAATTCTAAATTATTTTCTTGGTTTATGTATTTAATCATTGGTGATACTGCTGGAGGTAATGCAGGGAATTCTGATAATATTAGAAATTTAACTATTCCAAAACCTAATAGAGAACTTGAAATACAAATTGAAAGATTAATAAAAAGTGAACAATATCGCGAAATAGATAAAGTTGTGTACAAATTATATGATATTTCCGAACAAGAAATTGCTTTTATTGATGCTCAATAA
- a CDS encoding TaqI-like C-terminal specificity domain-containing protein has product MKTGFNEAFIIDGAKRKELIDEDPKSEEIIRPILRGRDIKRYGYDFADLWLINSHNGIKEKGVKRIEINDYPSIKKHLDQYYPQLEKRADKGDTPYNLRNCAYMEDFYKQKIMYSEIVREPQFYLDKTGEFYPEATTFIMTGEYLEYLYHLLHSKTATYFFKTFYAGGGLGETGYRYKKAFLENLPVPKPNGKINFNKINIDEEVYKLYQLTNEEIAFIEHQ; this is encoded by the coding sequence ATCAAAACAGGTTTCAATGAAGCATTTATTATTGATGGTGCCAAGCGTAAAGAACTTATAGACGAGGATCCCAAAAGTGAAGAAATTATACGACCTATTTTACGTGGCAGGGACATAAAAAGATATGGTTATGATTTTGCTGATTTATGGTTAATTAATTCCCATAATGGCATTAAAGAAAAGGGTGTAAAACGCATAGAGATAAACGATTACCCATCAATTAAAAAACACTTAGATCAATATTATCCGCAATTAGAAAAAAGAGCCGACAAAGGTGATACTCCATATAATTTAAGGAATTGTGCTTATATGGAGGATTTTTATAAACAGAAAATAATGTATAGCGAGATCGTTCGTGAGCCACAATTTTACCTGGATAAAACAGGTGAGTTTTATCCTGAAGCAACTACATTTATTATGACAGGTGAGTATTTGGAATATTTATATCATCTTTTACACTCTAAAACAGCAACATATTTTTTTAAAACATTTTATGCTGGAGGTGGTTTGGGTGAAACAGGTTATAGGTACAAAAAAGCATTTTTGGAAAACTTACCTGTCCCGAAACCAAACGGAAAAATTAATTTTAACAAAATAAATATTGATGAAGAAGTTTATAAACTATATCAATTAACCAATGAAGAAATTGCTTTTATTGAGCATCAATAA
- a CDS encoding master DNA invertase Mpi family serine-type recombinase → MIYGYIRVSTDKQTVENQRYEINNFCERQEIVVNKWIEETISGGKKVEERKLGKLLKKMKKDDILICSELSRLGRNLLMIMGILNECMNKDIQVWTIKDNYRLGSDINSKVLAFAFGLSAEIERNLISQRTKEALARKRAEGVILGRPVGSKSAKTKLTGQEKKIQELLDKKVSYSAIGRILGVHRLTVSSFVRNQKLKTNS, encoded by the coding sequence ATGATTTACGGTTACATTAGAGTAAGTACAGACAAACAAACGGTAGAAAATCAGCGCTATGAAATCAATAATTTCTGCGAACGACAAGAAATTGTCGTCAATAAATGGATAGAAGAGACCATTTCTGGAGGAAAAAAAGTAGAAGAAAGAAAACTTGGCAAGCTACTCAAAAAAATGAAAAAAGATGACATTTTAATTTGTTCAGAATTGTCCCGTTTGGGCAGAAATCTTTTAATGATTATGGGGATTTTAAATGAGTGCATGAATAAAGACATTCAAGTTTGGACAATCAAAGATAACTACCGATTAGGAAGTGATATCAATTCCAAAGTACTGGCTTTTGCATTTGGTTTATCAGCTGAAATTGAACGAAATTTAATTTCTCAACGTACTAAGGAAGCACTGGCAAGAAAACGTGCTGAAGGAGTTATTCTCGGTCGACCGGTTGGCAGTAAATCAGCCAAAACGAAGTTAACCGGACAAGAAAAGAAAATACAAGAGTTACTCGACAAAAAGGTGTCTTATTCTGCTATCGGCAGAATTTTGGGAGTACATCGTCTAACCGTGTCTTCATTTGTCCGGAATCAAAAATTGAAAACCAACTCGTAA